One Paramisgurnus dabryanus chromosome 8, PD_genome_1.1, whole genome shotgun sequence DNA window includes the following coding sequences:
- the LOC135770361 gene encoding C3a anaphylatoxin chemotactic receptor-like: MVGTNIGTSKSDQSPKSLTNIEIFEICIYFVILVVGVIGNGLVIFVTGYKIKKTVNSIWFLNLAIADFIFISFLVYNIVFVFDKSILLDLNNHMNACLYFGFALNMSASVFFLTVISVDRCLCTWFVVWAQNKRTLVKARNISLFVWILSIHYSIPFGFVEYVQDAGNVNDVYMSLFTFMLIMGFVIPFIIIVSSYIAIGVRVKRLKTGRQLRPYRIISVILAFFICWFPFHVQQLCLTMAMKNNWGDSAKEKINSAGPFVSCLIYLNSCLNPILYVFMCDEYKKKLKKSLLLVFEGAFIEEQILGLRSTSLPQNSQCQQVVNVQTEETTI, encoded by the coding sequence TGGGCACAAATATTGGGACATCAAAATCTGACCAAAGTCCGAAGAGCTTAACAAACATTGAAATCTTTGAGATATGCATATATTTTGTCATCTTAGTCGTAGGTGTCATTGGAAATGGACTTGTCATCTTTGTGACCGGCTACAAAATTAAGAAGACAGTCAACTCCATTTGGTTTCTCAATTTGGCGATTGcagactttatttttatttcgttCTTGGTTTACAACATAGTTTTTGTCTTTGACAAGAGTATACTTTTGGACTTGAACAATCACATGAATGCATGTTTGTATTTTGGTTTTGCACTAAATAtgtctgcaagtgttttctTTCTGACAGTTATCAGTGTGGATCGATGTCTGTGCACATGGTTTGTTGTTTGGGCTCAGAACAAACGAACTTTAGTCAAAGCCAGAAACATCAGTCTATTTGTGTGGATTTTATCCATCCACTACAGCATCCCTTTTGGCTTTGTTGAGTATGTACAGGATGCTGGAAATGTCAACGATGTCTATATGTCTCTGTTCACATTCATGCTTATTATGGGATTTGTAATTCCCTTTATAATCATTGTATCTTCATACATAGCTATTGGTGTGCGAGTAAAACGTCTCAAAACAGGAAGGCAGCTTCGTCCTTACCGGATCATATCTGTGATTCTGGCTTTTTTCATATGCTGGTTTCCTTTCCATGTTCAGCAATTGTGTTTAACAATGGCAATGAAGAATAACTGGGGTGACAGTGCTAAAGAGAAAATTAATTCTGCAGGACCTTTTGTTTCCTGCCTGATATATTTAAACAGTTGTCTGAACCCCATTCTCTATGTGTTCATGTGTGATGAGTATAAAAAGAAACTTAAAAAGTCTCTCCTGCTGGTGTTTGAGGGGGCTTTTATTGAGGAGCAAATTTTGGGTTTGAGATCAACTTCACTTCCTCAAAACTCTCAATGTCAGCAGGTAGTAAATGTACAGACAGAAGAAACAACCATCTAA